From one Erythrobacter sp. HKB08 genomic stretch:
- a CDS encoding SURF1 family protein, with the protein MTLRDIPVIPTIIVAAAIATMIALGFWQLGRSEEKAELLVRYQTAPVDGATIAYPDPGTDIEPLLYRKVEAVCETPSDVRGVAGTNVLGVKGWAHVTDCTLANGAEARVDLGWSRNPQSPGYEGGAVSGILAPNGRIVADPPLAGLGPLAKPDPADLPNNHLAYAGQWFFFALTALVIYILALRRRRRSA; encoded by the coding sequence ATGACCCTGCGCGATATCCCAGTCATCCCAACCATAATCGTCGCCGCTGCAATCGCGACGATGATCGCGCTCGGCTTCTGGCAGCTGGGCCGTTCGGAAGAAAAAGCCGAACTGCTCGTCCGCTACCAGACCGCACCGGTCGATGGCGCGACGATCGCCTATCCTGACCCCGGAACCGATATCGAGCCGCTGCTCTACCGAAAGGTCGAGGCGGTGTGCGAAACCCCGTCCGACGTGCGCGGCGTTGCCGGGACGAACGTGCTCGGCGTGAAGGGCTGGGCGCATGTCACCGACTGCACGCTCGCCAACGGAGCGGAAGCGCGCGTCGATCTTGGCTGGTCGCGCAATCCGCAGTCGCCCGGATACGAGGGCGGGGCGGTGAGCGGCATCCTCGCTCCCAATGGCCGCATCGTTGCCGACCCGCCGCTCGCCGGCCTCGGCCCGCTTGCGAAGCCCGACCCGGCCGACCTGCCGAACAACCACCTCGCTTACGCGGGCCAGTGGTTCTTCTTCGCCCTGACCGCGCTGGTCATTTACATCCTCGCGCTGCGCCGGCGCCGCAGGTCAGCTTGA
- the thrC gene encoding threonine synthase, which produces MKYVSTRGSAPALDFEGVTLAGLASDGGLYVPEEWPSFSADEIRAMRGLPYAELATRVMLPFVEGSLSEEELRGLCEQAYGRFAHAAVTPLKQFDEQQWLLELFHGPTLAFKDVALQLLGLLFETFLARSDDHLTIVGATSGDTGSAAIDAVAGRERIDIFMLHPEGRISDVQRRQMTTVLAPNVYNIAIDGSFDDAQASVKRMFNDPEMTGRFHIGAVNSINWARLMAQVVYYFAAGLQLGAPDREVAFSVPTGNFGDVFAGYVASKMGLPVAKLVVATNVNDILHRALSDGDYSAGEVTATAAPSMDIQVSSNFERLLFDCGGRDGKALAEQMRGFEASKAMRLTNAQREGAAHLFTSARCDADEMARAMRWAYEQCGEVIDPHTAIGLHAARELSLDPSIPVVTLATAHPAKFRDAVERATGVRPPLPARVGDLFSREERFDSLSGDYDAIAAYVAEKATPTN; this is translated from the coding sequence ATGAAATACGTCTCCACCCGCGGCAGCGCACCGGCGCTCGACTTCGAAGGCGTCACCCTTGCCGGGCTCGCCTCCGACGGGGGCCTCTATGTGCCCGAGGAATGGCCGAGCTTCTCTGCCGACGAGATCCGCGCGATGCGCGGGCTGCCGTATGCGGAGCTAGCCACGCGGGTAATGCTGCCCTTCGTCGAGGGCAGCCTGTCGGAAGAGGAACTGCGCGGCTTGTGCGAGCAAGCCTATGGCCGCTTCGCCCATGCTGCCGTCACCCCGCTCAAGCAGTTCGACGAGCAGCAATGGCTCCTCGAGCTGTTCCACGGCCCGACGCTAGCCTTCAAGGACGTTGCACTGCAGCTGCTTGGGCTGCTGTTCGAGACCTTCCTTGCGCGAAGCGATGATCACCTGACGATCGTCGGCGCGACCAGCGGCGATACCGGTTCCGCCGCGATCGATGCGGTTGCCGGGCGCGAGCGGATCGACATCTTCATGCTGCATCCCGAAGGCCGCATCAGCGACGTTCAGCGCCGCCAGATGACCACGGTGCTGGCGCCCAACGTCTACAACATCGCCATCGACGGCAGCTTCGACGACGCGCAGGCGAGCGTGAAGCGCATGTTCAACGATCCCGAAATGACGGGGCGCTTCCACATCGGCGCGGTCAATTCGATCAACTGGGCGCGGCTGATGGCGCAGGTGGTCTATTACTTCGCCGCCGGCCTGCAGCTCGGCGCGCCCGACCGGGAGGTCGCCTTTAGCGTACCGACCGGTAATTTCGGCGACGTGTTTGCCGGCTATGTTGCATCGAAGATGGGCCTGCCGGTCGCCAAGCTGGTTGTCGCGACCAATGTGAACGACATCCTCCACCGCGCACTGTCCGACGGCGATTATTCGGCAGGCGAGGTCACTGCGACCGCCGCGCCGTCGATGGATATCCAGGTCAGCTCGAATTTCGAGCGCCTGCTGTTCGATTGCGGAGGCCGCGATGGCAAAGCTCTGGCCGAGCAGATGCGCGGGTTCGAGGCAAGCAAGGCAATGCGGTTGACCAATGCGCAGCGCGAGGGTGCCGCCCATCTCTTCACCAGCGCGCGCTGCGATGCCGACGAAATGGCACGCGCGATGCGCTGGGCCTACGAGCAATGCGGCGAGGTGATCGACCCGCACACCGCCATCGGTCTGCACGCGGCGCGCGAGCTTTCGCTCGATCCGTCGATACCTGTGGTCACCCTTGCCACCGCACATCCGGCGAAGTTCCGCGATGCCGTCGAGCGCGCGACCGGAGTGCGTCCGCCGCTTCCCGCCCGTGTCGGCGACCTGTTTTCGCGCGAGGAACGCTTCGATAGCCTCAGCGGCGATTACGATGCGATCGCTGCTTACGTGGCCGAAAAGGCAACCCCGACGAACTGA